From Anopheles darlingi chromosome 2, idAnoDarlMG_H_01, whole genome shotgun sequence, the proteins below share one genomic window:
- the LOC125947949 gene encoding pelle-like serine/threonine-protein kinase pik-1: MPITMAEDIQTTATNLNETEPEGERSWLVFEYIYEIPSSVRKGLASVLDRSNKWYDLGTKQMGFTDVELDNLRQCCTINNRSTGAALLEKWANYNHSPTELFIVLSREKLYECMDLMKQYVDPRYHVLIKPLANRAPARPPQQPSLNEPVADNTSKLLNGEPPPANEPRRSSEAAGNANDDNPFANEITDVSQTPRMTYAELTKATDNWSERHILGKGGFGTVYLGVFKHTYMAIKRIDQSKIKTSAAGRLQMEQSFNELRFLNACRHDNIVPVFGFSVDKEPCIVYQYMAGGSLDKSLFARRAVSTLTWKERMNIACGTARGLQYLHTFGEKPFIHGDIKPGNILLTESKQPRIGDFGLTRQGAAEDSATVISRVYGTRPYIPKEFYDRKVLSTKVDTYSFGVVLYEIATGLRAWDERRLDKHLKDFMTRAVHEKVLIADLMDKRAAKDRNGALYCYYMLLHGHACTADDPSKRPDMVTVMKHLENVFRGSDKLVNVSSRLCAEFTHYASF, encoded by the exons ATGCCCATCACAATGGCAGAGGATATTCAGACAACGGCCACAAACCTTAACGAGACTGAGCCCGAAGGTGAACGTTCCTGGTTGGTTTTCGAATACATATACGAAATTCCTAGCTCGGTGCGCAAAGGCCTAGCTAGCGTACTGGATCGCAGCAACAAGTGGTATGATTTGGGGACGAAGCAAATGGGTTTTACCGACGTGGAGTTGGAT AATCTGAGGCAGTGCTGTACGATCAATAACCGATCCACGGGTGCGGCGTTGTTGGAAAAATGGGCAAACTACAATCACTCCCCAACGGAACTATTCATTGTGCTGTCACGCGAAAAGCTTTACGAGTGCATGGACCTCATGAAGCAATACGTGGACCCGCGGTATCACGTGCTAATCAAACCGTTGGCTAACCGTGCGCCGGCGAGGCCTCCACAGCAACCATCGTTGAATGAACCGGTGGCGGACAATACTTCTAAACTTCTTAATGGCGAACCGCCACCGGCGAATGAACCCCGTAGATCATCGGAAGCCGCTGGGAACGCTAACGATGACAATCCTTTTGCGAATGAAATAACCGATGTGTCGCAAACACCTAGAATGACCTACGCGGAGCTTACCAAAGCAACGGACAATTGGAGTGAGCGCCATATTCTGGGCAAGGGCGGCTTCGGTACAGTATATCTCGGAGTGTTCAAGCACACCTATATGGCGATCAAACGGATCGAtcaaagcaaaataaaaaccagTGCTGCGGGACGGTTGCAGATGGAACAGAGTTTCAACGAGCTACGGTTTCTCAATGCGTGTCGCCATGACAATATCGTACCCGTCTTCGGGTTTAGCGTTGACA aagAACCATGCATTGTGTATCAGTATATGGCCGGTGGATCGTTGGATAAGAGTCTATTCGCACGCCGTGCCGTATCGACTCTGACTTGGAAGGAACGGATGAATATTGCATGCGGAACGGCCAG AGGACTTCAGTATCTACACACATTCGGCGAAAAACCGTTTATCCACGGTGATATCAAACCGGGAAACATTCTGCTGACCGAAAGCAAGCAGCCACGAATAGGGGATTTTGGGCTGACACGCCAGGGTGCCGCTGAGGATTCGGCCACAGTTATCTCACGCGTTTACGGTACGCGACCATACATTCCGAAAGAGTTCTACGATCGAAAGGTGCTTAGCACGAAGGTCGACACGTACAGCTTTGGTGTGGTGCTATACGAGATAGCGACGGGATTGCGAGCTTGGGACGAGCGGCGCCTTGACAAGCATCTGAAGGACTTTATGACACGCGCAGTACACGAGAAAGTGCTCATCGCCGATCTCATGGACAAGAGAGCCGCAAAAGACCGCAACGGTGCACTCTATTGCTACtatatgctgctgcatggtcATGCATGTACCGCCGACGATCCTTCCAAGCGCCCGGATATGGTAACCGTCATGAAGCACCTGGAGAATGTCTTCCGAGGCAGCGACAAACTGGTGAATGTTTCTTCGCGACTTTGTGCTGAATTTACTCATTATGCTAGCTTTTAA